The Panthera tigris isolate Pti1 chromosome A1, P.tigris_Pti1_mat1.1, whole genome shotgun sequence region taaagaaaaataagttaacctGCACTtgtctttgaaaaccttcatgactagtgtgagggagacaagagagagaagggtTATTGCATAGGATGACTTTccctatcactaacggaatcactgctatctattggctcaatggaatctttttctgcatatgGGCCATTGTATACTCTCGCACGGATGTtaactacagtacagtattaataaactcttgtcatatactgtatttaatgtaactggcaataaggcagcagaaaaagcatctgtatttgcaggcagcctgaccctaaaaatgaaacaaagcattcctaagcttactcctatatggaaaagcagaggacggtccataggtgctttgaagtgacaaaaaatacactagtgccagttgtgggcaacttccaatgttctgaaaaatcactgatttctgacAAACACCCCAGTCTGAGACaaagcatccaagcatgggagataATCACCCACAATTCcacagtgagaaagagagagaagaaccattgactcagttgtgatcatgtgacatttggtgtcacatactactcatatggCAAGAAATTGCCCATTTCTcaagttaaattttattagaaatatttgcttacCTTGCAGAACACTggtagaacaagttactcacaatcaaAGGTTTGACTGTATATCTCCAGTCCATCTGTTCCagagtgtcattcaaagtcactgcttccttgttgttttcttttgtaaataatcTTTCCATTGATgtagtggggtgttaaagtcctctactattattacattattatctATTAGTTATTTTATGATTGTTATTAACCATTTTATATATCTGGGTGTTCTTGAGAtggttacatatatatttaaaattgtaatacTTTTCTTGATGAGTTGTTTCTCTTATATAGTGTTCTTCATCTCCTTTACAGTCTTTATCttagtctattttgtccaatatagtTATTAttgctactccagttttcttttgatgtctattCTCCTGATAGATGTTTCTCACTTTAAATCTGCAGGcatctttagatctaaaatgagtctcttatagacagcatacaGATAGGTCTAATTCTTGTATTCATTCTGTCACaacatgtctttttattggaacatttagtacatttacattcaaagtaattattgacatatatgtatttattatcattttattattttgtttttggttgttactgattattttctcttgtcttttcttgtgtttctctggatcatgttttgctgattttctttagtgacaattggatttctttctctttactatttgtttttttttaatttttaacatcttttatttatttttcagaaagagacagagacagaaccctagtggggtgggggcagagagagagggagacacagaatctgaagcaagctccaggctctgatctgtcagcacagatgtcgaacacaggacttgaactcacaaatggtgagatcatgacctgagccaaagttggatgcgcaactaagtcacccaggcaccccactatttgaatttttattagtgttttttgaAATATGGTTACCATTacatttgtatataacatcttctgcatatagtagTCTAAATTAATTTGTGGTGTTTAcatttgaaacaatattttactcctcttccccacattttaggtatatgttgttataatttattcatttatttattttgagagcaaggacagtggagggacagaggtaaacagagagagaattccaaacaggttcTTCACTGCTAATgtgatctcactaaccatgagatcctggcctgagctaaaataaagttggactcttaatcaactgagccacccaggtgcccctatgttgttatattttatatacatattttgtttagtcctttgaatgattttttacaaaaatatgtaatGTTATTGATTTTGTGATTCTTATCTTTATAGTTACTTTTATTATCTCCCTTAAAATCAAACATccccctttagtatttcttactatttatttaattaaataaaataaataactaatatttcTGGTTTcttggtcatgaactcctttagttttgtttgtatgGGAAACTCTCACTTGTTCTCCTGTCTTTCTTTGGTCCTTTTatccttctgtcttctttatcctttctgtctgcttttgtcttgttgcttttacgttttttaatcactttatttTGCCCATTTACTCCCAATATAATTTGGTGTGGATcggcttttgttgattttgatgggagttccaTCGGCCTCCTGGGTCTAGacatgtttccttccccaaattagggacTTTTTCAGCTATTGTACATTCAAATTAATATTCtctaccttttctctctcttcttctgggactcctataatatgaatattattacatttgatggaatcactgatttctctaagcctattctcattttgtgtatttcttttttctttcttttgctcagcttgattacttttcATTACTCTGTGTTCTTGGTCActaattcatttttctgctttttaatccTGCTCGTTATTCCCCCAAGTATGTTTCACTTATTGAgactttatctctgctatgtcaTTCCTTATCTCTGTAGTAAGGGCctcactcatgtcttccattCTTCACTCatgtccagtgagtatccttatgatcattactttacatttcctatcaggcatgttacttgtATCTGTCTCTCTTTGATCTCTAGCTGtagtgttttcctattttttactTGGGAtgagtttccattttcttaatttgtctaaATTTCTGGGACTCTTTCTGCATTTTTGAAGTCAGCTATTTCTCCTGTTGTTGAGGGCACTGTCCTTATGAAGTAAAGATTTGCAATGGTCTGAGGTGTGGTGTCTCCTGtttcccagggcctggtgcttcccagagtgtctccaatgtgtgctgcatgtgctctGATATTTTGTTCTGGCTGCTTTATCCATCAGTAGAGTCAACTTGCAAAGGCCCTCTTTGCTTAGTGAAGGTAGTTTTAGGTCCTGGAGCTGAATGTGGTGTATTTTAACTAGATGTGCTTTGTTatctttgtgaaatgagacctatCACTACCAACACCTTAATCTAggctctgaaaaaaaaagggggggggtgatGTGGTTTAGCAAGGATTTGGTCTGGGCTTCTTGGGAGGGGGCATTgtgtgctgggactgaggcaagtgtgactgGAGAGGGAGTTCCACCAGGGCAGGGGGGAGTTGGTGTAAGCATGTTAGGTAGCAAAAGTCAGTGCTGAACTGGTTCCAAGAGGCAGCCttgtgcttatgctgaggggacagagagggaaatggCCCAGGCCATTTCCTTTGTTCCAAGAGGGATCTCTGCATAAATGCTGTCTCTCTGAGACAAGCTCCAAAATGAGCAAATAACTTCTCTATTGGGTGCCCCAGGCTTTCTTCAGAGTGCTATTTCCATGCTGTATGTCTGTGGGTTGTTTGCCTACCTTCCTTCCAAGAGAACACCAATGCTTTATGTACTCTATCCCACCTGAacccactgacctttaaaactccaggctttaatcCCTGAAGGTggtaaaaaaatcacaaaattttgcCCTTCTCACTTTCCAACGAATTTGCACTGTCATTTCATTTCCCCCATGTATTCTGATGTGTGTTTGTCTCTCACTCTGCTCCACTACAatggctccctccccactgcagcaGCTATAaccatttctctcccaaacttCATCTGAACTTCCTAACTTCTTTGATGtgacctcttctctacctttagttgtggaatttgttctgcCCTTCTTTAGATCAATTCTGTGGTATTTAGGATGATGTGATAGTCAACTAGTTTTATTTGTGGGACAAAGGGAGTTTAGGTTCCTCCCATTCCACTGTCATCTTCTCTCACACACTTGTATCTTAATAAATAATACACTTTGAATTAGAGTTAACATATTATTTTTGTGACTGAGTCCTCTATACCTCCCTGTCagcagtttttatttccttctaccttctttccatcttttggtTCTTCTTCATAAATGATTGCTGTCAGTCTAATAATAAAGTAAACAACATAAAATGTCAAGTTATTTAAAGACACACTAGTTAACCATATCTAACAAATTTAGCCACTGCTCCAGTATATCTTGAATTTAGTGGGGTGCCTACTTTAAGCTTCACTATGTACTCACCTTGCTGCTAAAGTGTCAACTACATCCCATGAGGATTTTCTCAGGGAATTGTCAAGTAATTTGTCCTGATTTCCCCCCATGACTGTGACTTTTAAGGAAGAGGAGACggaggaataaaatagaaatgtatcaTTGAGTTTCCTCAAAGGCAATGTGATATCTTCAAGAGAAACAATATATTGTCATCAAAATACTACCAGCCATATATTTAGACAGTTCTTTCTTTCCAAGACAAGAGAGCATGCTTTCTGCCAATTTTATCCAGTTTAAATTTTTGTGGCTTTAACATCTGGAGTTTTGTGTATTTCACTCCAAACCTCACATTGTGGAAACAGAAATACTCCATTATTTTGCTTATCTTCAggcatatttttttcacttaagaagaaaaaaggcaaagttaccatgattttatgttaaaatataagcATAGAAAActgtagatatttttttcttttgaaaacattttcaacattttcttttgaaaacattgtCCATGTTGGCAAAGGCTTGATTTGTTGTGAACTTGGTGAGATTTCCCACTCTTTTGAATAGGGTGCAATTAGATTCCAAAGTGGTTTGTGTAACACAAATACAACACCATTAAGATAAATAACATTACATACAAATAAGTGgtgacactttaaaaaatatcaaagtggCTGGTAAGCAAttgattgaattttaaaaatttatttaattttacacaGTATTGAACCTAGCAAAAGTCATATAAGGAAGGCTTAATTCTTTTACATGACATGCAAATTCTGCAGTAGAGAATAAAATGAGGAGTAAAAGGAAAACACCTCTCAAATTTATAGTAGTAAAGTAGTAGCattacttcattccttcttaagGTCTATAAGGATTTTTCTATCTACTTAAAATCAGATAACAGATAGCTGACCTGCCATTAGTATGGATAGCCCTGGAATGCTGTATAAGATACATATTGGTGTGTTGAGTTTTGGAAATTGTTGTTATTATAGAAATGGCATGTCAAAATGTTTATAGTCTAGCTTATGCAGCACAAGTACATATGATGAAGCTATCTTTTTGTAAAGTTTTGAAAATGACTAGGAATCAATAAcagtacagagaagaaaataaaaagatatttgaatatttttgaagaaagctTCACTAGTGATAATAAAATAGCataaagcaggggcacctgggtggctcagtggcaaagtgtctgactttggctcaggtcatgatctcatggttcgtgagttcaagccctgcatctggctctgtgctgagagttcagagcctgcagcctgcttcagattctatgtctccatctctctctgcccctccacttctttctctctctctctctctctctctctctcaaaaataaataaacattaaaaaaaaaaaggggtgcctgggtggctcagtcggttaagcgtccgacttcggctcaggtcatgatctcacggttcatgggttcgagccccgcgtcaggctctgtgctgacagctcagagcctggagtctgtttcagattctgtgtctccttctctctgtgaccctccctcgttcatgctctgtctctctctgtctcaaaaataaataaacattaaaaaaaaaattaaaaaataaaataaaataaaataaaataaataaaaaataaaaaaaataaatagcataaagcaaacaaaaaaagagagaagacactgaACAGTAGAAGTAAAAATAGATCTATAAATGCAGAGCGTAGGTATATATTAAAAGTGACCACCTAACGGGGAGACTAAATTTGGAAGGTAATTGGGATGCCCAGAGTTAAGGAAAACTGTGGAGAAAATTACACATGATTGCAGACTTAAAGCAGTATATTACATAACCagtaatacagaaagaaaatattgctaTATctagagggacagaaagaggggaatGGATTGTGAAGGGTGAACCATCCCCGGTCAGAAACAACTGCTTTCTAGTCCCATTGAGTGGAAGTCCTGGGCTTCAAGGCAAAGTGGAGTCTGGTCTCAGGAATTTAATCTGCATAGCTGGGAAAAGTTGATAACAACATGTAAGTTGCCTgataaggggtgtgtgtgtgtgtgtgtgtgtgtgtgtttgagtttATTAGAAGATGATACTTTCAGTTTTATCATGTTCAGGTTAAAATAAATAGTAGTGTAAAATAAACTAGATTTCTGATTTAGATATCTAAGTCTTGGATTTGGTAAATTAAGTGATATCTTTGGAGGGACAAGTAGAACTGAGAAAGGATAgagtcaaaagaaaagagagagaaatagaaatgtagAGTAAATGGTGgctaaaattgaaagaaaaagggTGAAATAATAGTAAGTGGTAATCACATAAGCAAACTAGTAAAAGGAAGGTCTACAAATAGATGGTtagatgttaattttaaaattcttagacATACAGATGATACACTTATGAGTATGGGTATGGATATGAACATATACCCAACTTAACTTAAGACCAGCTCAGGTTATACTGTTAATTATTAAAAGTTCTCTGCTTACTCTTGAAACTGTCTGGATTTGGATGTTAAGTTTTAAGAACTCAGTGGATAGAGAAAGAGATATACAAATAAGTATAACCACTTCTATGCACAAGTGTGTTCATAAATTTCTGAGTACATAAGTGTGTGTTCTATGCATCAACTGAACACTATTCTTGGATGAATTATTCCTATGAATTTATTCTAAAGTGAGTATTGATACATTTTGCTTTCTATTATAATGACTGTAAACATGCTCTGGGACATAGAAGCTTTCTGAGTGCTTCTTTGACCTCCATGTTTTTCAGGCTGTAGATCATGGGGTTTAACATTGGGGTTATAACCCCGTATACCATGGAGATGAGTCTGTCTCTGGCGGGAGAGTGTGGACTGGATGAAGGGCGAATGTAGGTAAATATTGCTGTGCCATAGAACAGACAGACCACTAGGAGGTGGGAAGCACATGTGGAGAAAGCTTTGTGCTTCCCTTCCACTGACTGGATCTTTAGAATGGTGGATATGATGTAGATATAAGAGATAAAGGTGGCTAGGAAGGCGCTGATCCCTAGGATGCCTCCTACCACCAAAACAAGCATTTCAGCTACATAAGTGGATGAGCATGAGAGGGCTACCACGGGGGGGATGTCACAGTAGTACTGGTTAACGCGGTTGGACTTGCAAAAAGACAGGCGGAATGTGGACACTGTATGGAGAAGGGAATTGAGAAATCCTGCTGCCCACATCCCAGCTGTCAGCTGGACACAGCGAACCTTGGTCATGATGAGCATGTAACGGAGGGGGAAACAGATGGCCACATACCGGTCATAAGCCATGACAGCAAGAAGGAAGACTTCAGTCCCTGCCAGGGCCACCAGGAAATAAAGTTGTAAAGCACATCCAAGGAAGGAGATGCTGTGGTGCTTAGTCAAAAGATTCTCCAGCATCTTGGGGACAGTAGCTGATGGGCAGAATATGTCTAAGAGGGACAAATTTACCAAAAAGTAATACATGGGTGTATGTAGCTTTTTCTCAGTCCCAATGGCCAAGACAATGGCCCCATTTCCTACCAAAGTGACCTGATAGATGATGGCAAAGACCACAAAGAGAGGGTAGCGCACCTCAGGGAGGTCAGAGAGCCCTATGAGGATAAACTGAGTCACGGTGGTAAGATTGTAAATGTCCATCTCCTCTCTCCACAAGGgatttttctggaagaaatgaaacaaacaaggtAGAGTAAAAAGCCAAGGATGAGAAATTCTTGGAAAAAAGTTGGTGTGTGGCTGATGAGTTCTGTTGCTATGAGATTTAACTTactagaaaaactgaaaaacaatatCTGTATTCATGTTTCTTGAAATAGTCATCcatatttctttataaagaagCAGACTTCTG contains the following coding sequences:
- the LOC102956857 gene encoding olfactory receptor 5V1-like; this encodes MDIYNLTTVTQFILIGLSDLPEVRYPLFVVFAIIYQVTLVGNGAIVLAIGTEKKLHTPMYYFLVNLSLLDIFCPSATVPKMLENLLTKHHSISFLGCALQLYFLVALAGTEVFLLAVMAYDRYVAICFPLRYMLIMTKVRCVQLTAGMWAAGFLNSLLHTVSTFRLSFCKSNRVNQYYCDIPPVVALSCSSTYVAEMLVLVVGGILGISAFLATFISYIYIISTILKIQSVEGKHKAFSTCASHLLVVCLFYGTAIFTYIRPSSSPHSPARDRLISMVYGVITPMLNPMIYSLKNMEVKEALRKLLCPRACLQSL